A genomic window from Diorhabda sublineata isolate icDioSubl1.1 chromosome 8, icDioSubl1.1, whole genome shotgun sequence includes:
- the LOC130447366 gene encoding uncharacterized protein LOC130447366 produces MKSLIFLTFALLSDIRADDEYLLPSKQYNPEYAKDRYLIHLDNEKYSQTPAPRPYAFGYAAGRYPGDIDRTHSEISDGSGVVQGSYSYVDPRHKIRKVEYTADKYGFHPITNDNVPDLPSDTPIVAAAKVNHLQKYAAIVQEQQSAPNHIKFPSDTPEVQYAKNKHLALFQAIAAEHARLATEQEAKNQQEKIQNNVNGGEEHYTY; encoded by the exons ttaatatttttaacatttgcTCTTTTATCCGACATCCGAGCTgatgatgaatatttattacCGTCAAAACAGTACAACCCTGAATACGCAAAAGATCGGTATTTAATACATTTAGACAATGAAAAATACAGCCAAACACCAGCTCCAAGACCTTATGCTTTTGGATATGCAGCGGGGAGATATCCAGGAGACATAGATAGAACACATTCGGAGATATCAGATGGATCTGGAGTTGTTCAAG GTTCCTACTCATACGTGGACCCAAGACACAAAATCCGAAAAGTAGAATACACTGCAGATAAATATGGCTTCCACCCTATCACCAATGATAACGTACCGGACTTACCATCAGATACACCTATTGTAGCAGCGGCTAAAGTAAATCATCTCCAAAAATACGCAGCCATAGTACAAGAACAACAATCGGCACCGAATCATATCAAATTTCCTTCTGACACACCAGAAGTACAATATGCTAAAAACAAGCATTTAGCATTATTCCAGGCAATAGCAGCTGAGCATGCAAGATTAGCTACAGAACAGGAAGCTAAaaaccaacaagaaaaaattcagAATAATGTTAATGGAGGAGAGGAACATTATACATATTGA